CTGGTGCAAGACCGGTGTCCCCTCTCCTTTCGGAGAGGGGGTCAGGGGGTGAGGCGCCCGCCTGCACGACCAACGGCGCCACCACCCGCACGCTCAAATCCCGCACGTCCGTAATCGGCTCTTCCGTAATCTGATACCCCAGTTTCTCCAGCAGCGCGCGCAGCTCCTCGTAGCAGCCGTGCACGTCGCCGATGATGTCGAAGGGGCCGGTTTCCTCCTGGCGGTTGTTGTAGAGGCGGTCGCGGGTGATGGACTGGATGGCGTCGATTTCGCCCACGTTGCGCAGGTGGTGGATGTGCCGGAAGCCCTCCTGTTTGAGGTTGCGCAGGCTGCGGCGCAGCTGCTGGCGGTGGCTGGCGATGACGTGCCGGCCCAGGTGGCGGCGGTCGGGGCGCTGGGCGTTGCGCTCCTGGGCCACGGCATCGGGCACGTCGAGCACTATCGCCACGGGCAGCACGTGGTATTGGCGGGCCAGGGCCACCAGGGGCTTGCGGCCTTCCTCTTGCACGTTGGTGGCATCGACCACGGTGAGCAGCCCGCGCTTCAGGCGCTTGGCCACCAGGTAGTGCAGCAGCTCGAAAGCGTCTT
This DNA window, taken from Hymenobacter sp. 5317J-9, encodes the following:
- a CDS encoding AAA family ATPase, whose protein sequence is MPQDTLKVPELSLILLIGSTGAGKSTFARRLFKPTEIVSSDACRGLVADDENDQSASKDAFELLHYLVAKRLKRGLLTVVDATNVQEEGRKPLVALARQYHVLPVAIVLDVPDAVAQERNAQRPDRRHLGRHVIASHRQQLRRSLRNLKQEGFRHIHHLRNVGEIDAIQSITRDRLYNNRQEETGPFDIIGDVHGCYEELRALLEKLGYQITEEPITDVRDLSVRVVAPLVVQAGASPPDPLSERRGDTGLAPDGNRQTPPLLGERGPGVRRPLERPARPSSSATSWTAAPLPRRCCAS